One genomic region from Torulaspora delbrueckii CBS 1146 chromosome 4, complete genome encodes:
- the CHK1 gene encoding serine/threonine protein kinase CHK1 (similar to Saccharomyces cerevisiae CHK1 (YBR274W); ancestral locus Anc_1.336), which produces MEELADLELPAIKDVVLGETIGQGAFACVKNAHLKVDPSVIIAVKFVHIPSCKKNGLSEKDVVGEVILHSRCSKHPNVLRVIDCNIIKDYMWIAMEMADGGDLFDKIEPDVGVDSEVAQFYFQQLIRAITYLHEECSVAHRDIKPENVLLDKNGNLKLADFGLASRFRRKDGSLRVSSDQRGSPQYMAPEILYSRAYYADATDLWSIGVLVFVLLTGEIPWELPVMEDNNFEVFIQNQGNISAGPWAKIDFTHLNLLRKILQPEPDKRATLKDLHKHPWFTNKLKFADLSGLCCDPALLANKLFSNLRVSLSDDDYMRFTQDPQPNDFMDVNYRSTQPMNSDLAGIEHDSMALGGFGSTQRAYTQYATEGFKNEVFMTQDSRWARFINNDVAALQFCDRNETTAGTSHVGFNPIKLTKFYSAQDMDVILPIFEEALKFARINVKQDLYSHFIDLVNSLGYKGAFPLTISIRTHDRRGGNLTGSISIKTVRDNLKSINFERKAGDPLDWRRLFKKIALFCREIILVPS; this is translated from the coding sequence ATGGAGGAATTGGCTGATTTGGAACTTCCAGCTATCAAGGACGTTGTCCTGGGGGAGACTATAGGTCAAGGTGCATTCGCGTGTGTGAAGAACGCCCATCTGAAGGTAGATCCGAGTGTTATAATAGCCGTCAAGTTTGTTCATATTCCaagttgcaagaaaaatggTCTGAGTGAGAAGGATGTCGTTGGAGAAGTTATTTTGCACTCGAGATGCTCGAAGCATCCAAACGTCCTGAGAGTCATCGATTGCAATATTATTAAGGACTACATGTGGATAGCCATGGAAATGGCAGATGGGGGAGATTtatttgacaaaattgaACCAGATGTCGGTGTCGACTCTGAAGTGGCACAATTTTACTTCCAACAGTTGATTCGCGCTATTACGTACCTTCATGAAGAGTGCAGTGTTGCCCATAGGGACATCAAACCAGAAAATGTTCTGCTGGATAAGAATGGGAACCTCAAATTAGCAGATTTTGGTTTGGCCTCTCGATTTAGGCGTAAGGATGGTTCTCTCCGAGTTTCTTCTGATCAGCGAGGTTCACCACAGTATATGGCACCAGAAATTTTATATAGTAGGGCATATTATGCTGATGCGACAGACCTATGGTCGATTGGTGTGTTAGTGTTTGTTCTTCTGACTGGTGAAATTCCATGGGAGTTACCTGTAATGGAAGATaacaattttgaagtttttaTCCAGAACCAGGGCAACATAAGTGCAGGTCCATGGGCAAAGATAGATTTCACACACTTGAATTTACTACGGAAAATATTGCAACCGGAACCAGATAAGAGAGccactttgaaagatttacaCAAGCATCCATGGTTTACGAATAAGTTGAAATTTGCAGATCTTAGTGGCCTGTGCTGTGATCCAGCTCTGCTAGCCAACAAACTTTTCTCCAACTTAAGGGTGTCTTTGAGTGATGATGACTACATGAGATTCACTCAGGATCCTCAACCAAATGACTTTATGGACGTGAACTATAGATCAACACAACCAATGAATTCTGATCTCGCGGGAATTGAACATGACTCTATGGCCTTGGGTGGCTTCGGATCCACCCAAAGGGCATACACTCAATATGCTACAGAAGGATTCAAAAATGAAGTGTTCATGACTCAGGACTCCCGATGGGCGCGCTTCATCAACAATGATGTAGCAGCACTGCAATTCTGTGACCGCAACGAGACAACAGCCGGGACTTCTCACGTAGGATTTAACCCAATAAAGCTGACCAAATTTTACTCTGCACAGGATATGGATGTCATACTCCCGATATTCGAGGAGGCTCTAAAATTTGCCAGGATAAATGTGAAGCAGGATCTTTACAGTCATTTTATCGATTTGGTGAATTCACTGGGTTATAAAGGAGCCTTTCCTCTAACAATAAGCATACGAACCCACGATCGCAGAGGTGGTAACTTGACTGGTTCTATATCTATCAAAACTGTGAGAgacaatttgaagagtatCAACTTCGAGAGGAAGGCGGGGGATCCTTTGGACTGGCGGCGattattcaagaaaatCGCCCTGTTCTGTAGAGAAATTATCTTGGTCCCATCTTGA
- the CHM7 gene encoding phosphatidic acid-binding protein CHM7 (similar to Saccharomyces cerevisiae YJL049W; ancestral locus Anc_1.334), giving the protein MELPQSRLDSLYKDFRHLEELNPDGYKANIETWKAFLIKNYLIQAKSIYLRCGSGLLRTLSRESHGVPKSLDLVINSLIESDYLITPDDFYNGLMYPQESSWFLKWIGFSGRNKRSFDVRKNNDTFYLKETDLIIRNIVEEKFESIKQRITNNIVSHATGITDLVFTKQEFYAKSGINELLIDSEPERKAMLFYLSHYRKIIVRDADIIKVVSPDVVHILADFPKIVTQDDHRVASLKATTINVNLQVKKLQAQVFDYSSMLQDAIKDSQPKEIQRNYLQNKKMIEKNLSRLLIYQNNLLTVKSQLDMAATNQLLVSTLEGSNKLLTSINEYTGSVEKVEDLLDEIKEQGERTEAINEILAGSESTEEDMELDRELEKIQEEENQKKAVSDDKKENVKSQESNDELIEKLGNLKLEERRAPGELREKNMNSVPNQEGNAIAY; this is encoded by the coding sequence ATGGAACTGCCACAGTCTCGGTTGGACTCTTTGTACAAAGATTTTAGGCACTTGGAAGAGTTGAATCCTGATGGTTATAAAGCTAACATTGAAACGTGGAAGGCTTTCCTAATAAAAAACTACTTGATACAAGCAAAATCGATATATTTAAGGTGCGGGTCTGGTCTTCTGCGCACTTTGAGTCGCGAATCTCATGGAGTTCCTAAAAGTTTGGATCTGGTGATCAATTCACTGATCGAGAGTGACTATTTGATTACCCCAGATGACTTCTACAACGGCTTAATGTACCCACAGGAGAGTTCTTGGTTTTTGAAGTGGATAGGATTTTCTGGAAGAAATAAGAGAAGTTTTGATGTTCGAAAGAATAACGACACTTTTTACTTGAAAGAGACCGACTTGATTATCAGGAACATCGTGGAGGAAAAGTTCGAAAGTATCAAGCAACGAATTACGAACAACATTGTATCTCACGCTACTGGAATCACAGATCTTGTCTTTACCAAGCAAGAGTTTTATGCCAAGTCGGGCATTAATGAGCTGCTAATAGACTCAGAACCGGAACGGAAAGCCATGCTTTTCTATTTGTCCCATTATAGGAAAATCATAGTACGGGATGCTGATATAATCAAAGTGGTTTCGCCCGATGTAGTTCATATCCTTGCAGATTTCCCCAAAATTGTGACACAGGATGATCACCGAGTGGCATCCCTGAAAGCCACAACGATTAATGTTAATCTTCAGGTAAAGAAATTACAAGCGCAAGTTTTTGATTACTCGTCGATGCTCCAAGACGCTATCAAAGACTCTCAACCgaaagaaattcaaaggAATTATTTACAGAATAAGAAAATGATCGAAAAGAACCTTTCACGGCTATTGATTTATCAGAACAATCTTTTAACGGTCAAGAGTCAGTTGGATATGGCTGCTACTAATCAGCTGCTCGTGAGCACCTTGGAAGGCTCAAACAAGCTCCTTACGTCAATTAACGAGTATACTGGATCggttgaaaaagttgaagacctgcttgatgaaataaaGGAACAAGGTGAGAGAACCGAAGCGATCAACGAAATTTTGGCCGGTTCTGAATCTACTGAAGAGGATATGGAACTCGATAGAGAATTGGAGAAGAtacaagaggaagagaatCAGAAGAAGGCAGTCTCTGATgataagaaagaaaatgtCAAATCACAGGAGAGCAATGACGAACTAATAGAAAAATTAGGTAACCTCAAGCTAGAGGAGAGAAGAGCGCCGGGCGAGTTGCGCGAGAAGAACATGAATTCAGTGCCCAATCAAGAGGGCAATGCTATAGCATATTAA
- the PEP8 gene encoding retromer subunit PEP8 (similar to Saccharomyces cerevisiae PEP8 (YJL053W); ancestral locus Anc_1.329) produces MSLFHKSPVDIEILLDGEESRKHVEIPNAAGSGSKTLNDRLAVYEDGETISGMVTLRVKEGKRVEHLGIKVAVIGSIDMIKTSGGNGSGNSSKRLSNTSSSVSDARKTPVEQFICLSYDLCPPGELQHAQNFPFMFKDLAKRYESYRGKNVDVSYYVKVTVARKSIDISKTKKFWVYLYKNVSLPPAPIVNNEESHPNAETTEENGADGASSSKALTGGLRKEPKPVKLDIGIENCLHIEFEFSKSQYSLKEVIVGRIYFLLSRLKIKHMELSLITRESSGLQPSNCLVDSTAIRYEIMDGSPVKGETIPIRLFLGGYDLSPDVSCNYFNVKNYLSLVIVDEDGRRYFKQSEIVLFRTR; encoded by the coding sequence ATGAGTTTGTTTCACAAATCACCCGTGGATATCGAGATTTTACTagatggagaagaatcGAGAAAGCACGTTGAAATTCCTAATGCTGCTGGTTCAGGATCTAAAACTCTCAACGATAGGTTAGCTGTGTATGAGGATGGTGAGACAATCAGTGGGATGGTTACTCTCAGAGTGAAAGAGGGCAAAAGGGTGGAACATTTGGGTATAAAAGTGGCCGTCATTGGTTCAATTGACATGATTAAGACTAGTGGGGGCAATGGGAGTGGGAACTCATCCAAGAGGTTGTCAAATACATCTTCCAGTGTGTCTGATGCGAGAAAAACTCCAGTAGAACAGTTTATTTGCTTAAGTTATGACCTTTGCCCGCCCGGAGAGCTCCAACACGCCCAGAACTTCCCCTTCATGTTCAAGGATTTAGCCAAGAGATATGAATCGTATAGGGGTAAGAATGTTGACGTTTCGTACTACGTTAAAGTGACTGTGGCCAGAAAATCGATCGATATCTCGAAGACTAAGAAATTTTGGGTTTATCTGTACAAGAACGTCTCCTTACCTCCAGCTCCCATCGTtaataatgaagaaagccATCCGAATGCAGAGACCACAGAGGAAAATGGCGCTGATGGAGCTTCCAGTAGTAAAGCGTTGACGGGTGGTCTGCGGAAGGAACCGAAACCCGTAAAGCTGGACATAGGTATAGAAAACTGTCTGCATATTGAGTTTGAGTTTTCCAAATCTCAGTACAGCTTAAAGGAAGTAATAGTGGGGAGAATATATTTTCTGCTATCGCGACTCAAGATAAAGCACATGGAATTGAGCTTGATAACAAGAGAGTCATCTGGCTTACAGCCATCTAACTGTCTGGTGGATTCCACCGCTATACGATACGAAATAATGGATGGAAGTCCCGTCAAGGGCGAAACGATACCGATAAGGCTGTTCTTGGGTGGTTACGATCTATCACCAGACGTTAGTTGCAACTATTTCAACGTTAAAAACTACCTTAGCTTGGTCATAGTAGATGAAGATGGCAGAAGGTATTTCAAACAGTCTGAGATAGTCCTCTTTCGTACAAGATAG
- the TDEL0D02030 gene encoding UBX domain-containing protein (similar to Saccharomyces cerevisiae UBX7 (YBR273C) and UBX6 (YJL048C); ancestral locus Anc_1.335), translating into MKGELFMSSVEESVSKSMQEGKILVVYNSNGDDLWLNSWFQNSIKDELRKHAVWLKLVRGTEQFTYFEQIFPSVEVPSFYLIQNGQILSTIQGEDRERSHWNELTNKLGLEKKLSVASTVPAAKTFKEQIIETTRQKYNEQLLREKKNADEERERILKLVEADRAERRARRDRSATKSAAESNEIHDNIKNPQKLHAKTCTLLIKLTNGKSITREFGSKSTLNDVRKWVDIARTDGDGPFAFHRSIPRVTFTDSDELRSLEALELLPRSVLIIKPLDNGYGDLNVAEAKGPGLLGKVFSGISSWWAKDGGNLPNTTNVEDQKDSAEDGTFNPDMSASGVPTANDEIMHGSPNSSRIDSPVYSAHEYHLRHNPSELSLPSRCVTPNVYHFVNAEDEDKDRSTYNGNTVNLEKKKKIMSKCIAKLLLNND; encoded by the coding sequence atgaaaggTGAACTATTTATGTCATCAGTCGAGGAGTCGGTCTCGAAATCGATGCAGGAGGGCAAAATTCTGGTCGTCTACAACTCGAACGGAGATGACTTGTGGTTAAATTCGTGGTTCCAGAATAGTATTAAAGATGAATTAAGGAAGCATGCTGTTTGGCTGAAATTGGTGCGAGGAACTGAACAATTTACGTATTTTGAGCAGATTTTTCCATCTGTGGAAGTGCCCAGCTTTtatttgattcaaaatggtcaGATTCTGTCAACTATACAGGGAGAGGACCGTGAAAGGTCTCATTGGAATGAGCTTACGAACAAACTGGGTCTCgagaagaaactttctGTTGCTTCTACCGTGCCTGCCGCCAAGACATTTAAGGAACAGATTATTGAGACCACTCGGCAGAAATACAATGAACAGCTTTTGAGGGAGAAAAAGAATGCCGATGAAGAGAGGGAACGTATCTTGAAACTGGTTGAAGCTGATAGAGCAGAAAGAAGGGCTCGTCGTGATCGTTCAGCGACAAAATCTGCGGCAGAATCTAATGAGATACACGACAATATAAAGAATCCCCAAAAGCTGCATGCCAAAACCTGTACTCTACTGATAAAGCTAACAAACGGTAAGAGCATCACAAGGGAGTTCGGGTCAAAGAGTACGTTGAATGACGTGAGAAAATGGGTGGATATAGCACGAACTGATGGTGATGGACCTTTTGCTTTCCATAGAAGCATACCACGAGTGACGTTTACAGACTCAGATGAATTAAGGAGCTTGGAAGCTCTTGAACTTTTACCCAGGTCAGTGTTAATTATCAAACCTTTGGACAACGGATATGGGGACCTTAATGTAGCTGAGGCAAAGGGCCCTGGGCTTCTAGGCAAAGTTTTTAGTGGAATCTCATCCTGGTGGGCTAAAGACGGAGGAAATTTACCCAATACAACGAATGTGGAAGATCAAAAGGACAGCGCAGAGGATGGGACGTTCAACCCGGACATGTCTGCAAGTGGTGTGCCCACCGccaatgatgaaatcatGCATGGTTCACCAAATTCCTCTAGGATCGATTCACCAGTTTATTCAGCTCATGAGTATCACCTGAGGCACAATCCTTCTGAGCTAAGTTTGCCTTCCAGATGCGTCACGCCGAATGTTTACCATTTTGTTAATGCAGAGGATGAGGATAAAGATCGTTCCACATACAACGGTAATACCGTCAACCtagaaaagaaaaaaaagatAATGAGTAAATGCATTGCTAAATTATTACTAAATAATGATTAA